The following are encoded together in the Lagopus muta isolate bLagMut1 chromosome Z, bLagMut1 primary, whole genome shotgun sequence genome:
- the LOC125686771 gene encoding PHD finger protein 7-like — MPNMAEKKEETPDSGEPVCVLCGRAQVNPDICGQAFASGGLCAHEFCLVFANGLLEWRCPAGQIFGFPISAIQRTLQLAGQKNCFVCGQRGAAISCAETGCERSFHLPCAEDGQCVTQHVGPHRSFCWEHRPRQAAEAAPAQNTICVICLEPVGDSTSYHTMVCPVCKQAWFHRGCIRKHALHAATMRFFCPVCGGKRRFRSQMTTLGIQIPIRRPSWWDDAAYQPLRESHRRCDANPCIYLGGREGAQERGLWQLFICSSCGSEGTHWCCTFWAMGRNGWECDTCAGRSTASRSSAELASPSTSSQQVPAPSPSAAPRKTRNRPRQRETGRTRSRSPLRGRASGSQSRPRRQPGGSCTTAQGTQGGTCTSATPAPPRSSRPSPPPARTRQSRQRGRAPTRSRSPVGRRASTSRSRSRRGRGSRSRQRGPARARSRSRANHPRRRPHSQSQRRR; from the exons ATGCCGAACATGGcggagaagaaggaggagacCCCCGACTCCGGGGAGCCAG tgtgcGTGCTGTGCGGCCGCGCACAGGTGAACCCGGACATCTGCGGGCAGGCATTTGCCAGCGGTGGGCTCTGTGCCCACGAATTCTGCTTG GTCTTTGCCAACGGGCTTCTGGAGTGGAGATGCCCAGCGGGGCAAATTTTTGGCTTCCCCATTAGCGCCATCCAGCGCACGCTCCAGCTGGCAGGCCAGAAG aaCTGCTTTGTCTGTGGCCAGAGGggagctgccatcagctgcGCGGAGACAGGCTGCGAGCGCAGCTTCCACCTGCCCTGCGCCGAGGACGGGCAATGCGTCACGCAGCACGTTGGGCCGCACAG gtccttctgctggGAGCATCGCCCTCGGCAGGCAGCGGAGGCAGCTCCGGCGCAGAACACCATCTGCGTCATCTGCCTGGAGCCCGTGGGGGACAGCACGTCCTACCACACCATGGTGTGCCCGGTGTGCAAGCAGGCCTGGTTCCACCGGGGCTGCATCAGG AAACATGCCCTGCACGCCGCCACCATGCGATTCTTCTGCCCTGTCTgcggaggaaaaagaagattccGCTCCCAGATGACCACCCTGGGCATCCAAATCCCAATCAG ACGACCATCTTGGTGGGATGACGCAGCATACCAGCCGCTGCGAGAAAGCCACAGGCGCTGCGACGCCAACCCGTGCATCTACCTAGGAGGCAGGGAGGGTGCACAGGAGAGGGG GCTCTGGCAGCTGTTCATCTGCAGCTCCTGCGGCTCAGAAGGCACGCACTGGTGCTGCACCTTCTGGGCCATGGGCAGAAATGGCTGGGAGTGCGACACCTGCGCTGGCAGGAGCACTG CCTCCCGCTCCAGCGCCGAGCttgccagccccagcacttcCAGCCAGCAGGTACCGGCGCCTTCCCCC TCAGCAGCGCCAAGGAAGACGCG AAATCGTCCCAGGCAGCGGGAGACCGGCCGCACAAGAAGCCGCTCCCCATTGCGAGGCCGGGCCTCGGGCTCCCAGAGTCGGCCCCGAAGACAACCTGGTGGGAGCTGTACCACAGCCCAAGGTACTCAGGGCGGCACCTGCACCTCGGCCACACCAGCACCACCGAGGTCCTCGAGGCCTTCCCCTCCGCCTGCACGCACAAGACAGTCCAGGCAACGAGGGCGGGCCCCCACTCGAAGCCGATCCCCAGTGGGGCGTCGCGCTTCCACTTCCCGCAGCCGGTCCCGACGAGGCCGTGGGAGCCGGTCCAGGCAGCGGGGACCAGCCCGGGCACGAAGCCGCTCCCGGGCAAACCACCCGAGAAGACGGCCCCACAGCCAGTCCCAAAGACGGCGCTGA